The window AATACAGAGAACCGGCGTCGGGTCCTCTTTGAAACGGGTCAGCGCCTGTCCCCAGGGCAGCTGCGGGCGGCAGCCCTCGCTGGCCAGCCGCCGGACATGTTCGTTCTCATGTGCCGTCCAGAGAGCCATCTGCGCCATCATGCGCTCTTCATGCTCGATGATAAACGGCCTCACGGCGAACTCGGAGGATGACAATGGGGTATACCTTTCCAGCGCGGACATCGAGAGCTCCCAATGGCGCTCATCCCGCCCGTAGACTTCGACAAAATCAGGAAAATACATGAGGGCGAAGTCGTTGAACCCCGCGGGATAACCGGCGGCGACCCTGTCAATGACGCCAAGCGCCCGTTCGTAATCGGCGGGCAGATACCTTCCTAAATTCAGCGTAATCTGCCGCATACGGGCCTTCAGCTCTAGGCTGGCCCAGCTGTTGTCCATAATGCCGTTTACAAAATCATTGACCTGGAATGAATGATCTACGGCCCTGATACGCAACGCCAGCTCGCGGACGGATTCGCGGTTATATCTGTTTTTTAGAAGTTCCGGCATATGTTTTCTCCTTTCAGCGCAGCAAACGCGTGAAAGCCGCCGCCCGGCGGCGCGTGCCGTGTTATATTTTTAGTATGCTTTACCCGTCAAAGGTGAACAAAGATAACCTGATTTTCCCTATCTTAACGGCGGCGCGCGGAAATGTCAAAAGGCTCATCTCGTCTCATTGCGTCTCATTACTTTATGCCGCCGTCATAACCGTTTCTGTCATCGGCGCGCGGGCCGGGGTATGGCGAAGGCGCGGCAATGGAAAGGGCGACAGTTTTCGCCGTCGCCCTTTTCGTTGTCTTTTATGTATATGTACTTTATCTTATTTTGTCGTTAGCTTTTCTTTTTCCGCAGCAGGAGCGGTATCAGCGCGAAGAGAGCCAGCGCGCCTACGCCCGCGGCGCAGCCGTTTCCGCCGCTGTGGCGGTTGGCGACGGTCACCTTGGCCGCCGCGTCGTGTTTTCCGTCCGCCGTCATGGCGGTGATCGTGGCCTCACCAACGGCGAGGGCTTTCACGTTGCCTTCATTGTCCACCGCGGCGATTTTCTCATTGCTGCTGTGCCAGTTTATGGTTTGATCCGCGGCCCCTTCCGCCGTGACGGTGGCGGTGAATTTGCCGCTTGCTCCAACCCGGAGATTCATCTTTTCGGGGGAGAGCGTTATCCCGCCCAGCGTGCGGCGGGCCGAGACATAGATAGTCAGGGAGAGCGGCACAGGATCGACAGAGGGGGCGAGGCTATTATTGAAGTCCGTCGTGTAGAGGTCAGCCGATACGCAGAGGGCGGAGGTTCCCTCTTTGAGGCTGGTGAGCGTTATTTCGCCCTTTTCTTCGTTGACTTTGGCGGAGATTTTCTCGGAGTCGGGGGGTACGGTGATGTTTTTCACATATTTGCCGAATGCCGCTTGTTTTCCGGGTAGGGCGTTTAGGGTGATCTTCGCCGTATCTCCGGTTCTGAGCGTGATGTTCATGTGGTCGGCGATGAGCGCGACGACGACGCTTTCGTTTATTTCGGTTTGGTCGAGGCTGACGGGCTCGGGGGCGGGGGTGACGTCGCTGCTTCCTACGCCTTTATTATTTTCCTGTGAATAGAGCCAGCCGCAGTTTGATATCTTGGCTTCTTTCCCACACGTTCCCACAACGCCGCCGGCGCTTGCCGTGCCGTCGCCCTTTGTGTTTGTGACATTGCCGCCGACGCTGACGCAGTTTGATAGCGTGCCTTTCTCGTGCCATCCAACGACGCCGCCGGCGATTTGGGACGCGTCTATTGGGTAGCTGGAGACGTCGCCGTAGTTGACGCAGTTTGATGTTGTGTTGGTTGGAAATATGGTGTATCCCACGACGCCGCCGGCGTATCGGCTGCCGGATACAGTCTTGTAGTTAACGCAGTTTGTTATCTTGCCGCCGTTGTTTTTCCCCGCAATGCCGCCGCTGTTTTCAGCTGAGTTGGAGCCGTAGACGTCGCCGTCGTTGACGCAGTTTGATGTTGTGCTGTAATAGCCGTTGACTCCCACGATGCCGCCGCCCGCTTGGGTGACTGTGACGTTGCCGCGGTTAACGCAGTTTGATATCATGCCTGTAAGGGGGTTGCTGCCGTTGACTCCCGCGATACCGCCGGTGTCGCCAACGGTGCTGGCGACTGCGCCGTAGTTGACGCAGTTTGATATCGTGCCGACGTTCTGTCCCGCGATGCCGCCGGCGCGGTGTCCGGTAGTACCAGGCATATCTATATTTATATTGCCGCTGACGGTTAGTCCCGTTACCATGCCGTCGACGCCAATGTGGCCGAAGAATCCATTGGCATGGCTGCCTAGCTTCGTTATCTTGTAGCCGCCGACGGTATGGCCCGCGCCGTCGAAGGTGCCGCGGTAATTGGGCACTCCAACACTCTGAACAGTAGTCGGCTTGTGGCCGTCGCCGATGGAGATCCATTCCTCCGGCTCCCCGTCAGTGGAGAGGTCGATATCGGCGGTGAGGCGCGCGTCGGCGGAGATTAATTCTTCGCTGTTTACGCGGTCGCGGAATTCGCGGAGGTCCGCCGGGGTGGCGATGAGGTAGACGCCGTCAACGTCCTGCGTCAGCGCGTCGGCCCTGCCGGGCGCGGCGAGGGGGGAGAGGGCCAGGAGCGAGAGCAGGAGAAGTACCGGCAGGATGCTCAGGCGGACCCCGCTGAACTTAATACGGGGGGGGGTATTCGAGTTGGGTGTTACGGCGTGCTGACTGTTGTGCGGCGACATGTGTATCGCCCTCCTTTTTTGGTTTTTCTCGGTACGTAAAGTATGAAATAAATAACAGGTAAAAATACTTAACTACATAACAATACAGTTTCCGCGCTTTCTTTGTCAAGCGTTTATCTGATTTTTCGCGCCAATGTCGGATCGGGCGGCCGCGCCGCGCGGCCTGCGCACGGGTGCGCGGCGCGGCCGGGAAGGGGGCGGAGCGGTCTCTTTTTCGGGGGGCGCGCGCCGCCGCCGAAAGCTCTTTTTTCTTGACGTAACCTAACATTACAAGTATCATCAATGGGGCAAATGCGATAACCTTATATGAAGCTTCAACAGCAAAGAAGGAGTGAAGGTAATGGGGACACGTAAACCGGAAGACATTCGCAGTATCGCACTCATTTCACACGGAGGCGCGGGGAAGACCACACTTAACGAGGCTTTTCTCTTTGATGCGGGGCTGATCTCGCGCATGGGCAGGGTCGAAGATAAGAATACCGTTTCCGACTTTGACTCGGAGGAGCAGAAGCGCGGCATTTCTATCAGCACTTCGCTTTCCACGATTCCATATAAGAATAAGACCTTATATATACTGGATACGCCGGGCTTCGCCGATTTCGTCGGCGAGCAGCGCAGCGCGATGCGCGTCGCGGACGGCGCCCTCGTCCTTGTGAACGCCACCTCCGGCGTTGAGGTGCAGACGCAGAGCGTATGGGACTTCGCAGAGACCTTTGAGACGCCCGCAATATTTTTCGTCAGCAAACTTGACCGGGAAAATACCGACTTTGACAATGTCGTAGCAGATATACAGGAAAATATTTCCGACCGCGCGGTGCCGTTATACCTGCCGATCGGCAGCCAGCTTGAATTCAAAGGTGTGGTAAACGTCCTCACCGGAAAGTCATATATGTACAAGGGCGACGGCAGCAGCGAGTATACGGAGGGCGACGTGCCCGCCGATATGGCCGACGCCGTGGCCGCGGCCCGCGAGACGCTGGTGGAGCGCGCCGTGGAGGCCGACGACGAGCTGATGATGCGCTATCTCGACGGAGAAGAGCTCTCTACGGAGGAGTTGCTCGGCGTCCTGCGCAAGGCGGTCTGCGCCCGTTCGATTTATCCGATCATCCCCGGCTCGGGCTCGGCCAATATCGCCGTGCCGCAGCTGATGGATATGATTGTGGAGTATATGCCCTCGCCGAAGGATATGCTGCGCCGCGCGGCGCTGAAGGGCGAAGAGGTGGTCAATATCCCGCCCGATGAGAACGGCCCCTTCCTCGCCTTCGTCTTTAAGGTGATGGTCGACCCCTATGTGGGCAAGCTCTCGTTCGTGAAGGTCTTCTCAGGACATCTCACAAGCGACCAGACGATTTATAACGTCACGGAGGACCAGGAGGAGCGTATCAGCTCTTTCCGCTTCATGAAGGGCAAGGAGAGCACGGAGGGCAAGGAGATCGTCCTCGGTGATATCGTCGCCATTCCGAAGCTGGAGAGCACGATCGCCGGAGATACGCTCGGCGTCAAGGGCGAGGTGCTGCAGTTCCGCCCGATAAAGTTCCCGAAGCCGGTCTACAGCGTGGCGGTTTTCCCGAAGAGCCGCGCCGACGAGGACAAGCTCGGCAACGCGATCACGAAGATGCTCAAGGAGGACCGCACCCTTTCGTTCGTGAAGAACCCGGAGACGAACGACGCGGTGCTTTCCGGCATGGGCGATATGCACCTCGATATTATGCTCTCGAAGATCAAGGAGCGCTATAAGGTGGATCTCGATACCCGCACGCCGAAGGTGCCCTACCGCGAGACGATAAAGAAGAAGGCCAGCGCCCAGGGCAAGCATAAGAAGCAGTCCGGCGGACGCGGCCAGTACGGCGACGTCTGGTTTGAGCTTGCGCCGCTCGATAAGAACGCGGGCATCGAGTTCATCGACAGGGTGGTCGGCGGCGTGGTGCCGAAGAACTATATCCCCGCGGCGGAGAAGGGGCTCCGCGAGGCGGCGGCGCGCGGATTCCTCGCGGGTTATCCGGCGACGGACTTCTCCTGCGCGATCTTCGACGGCTCGTATCACGACGTCGACTCTTCGGAGATGGCCTTTAAGATAGCGGCCTCGATCGCCTTCAAGAAGTGTATGGAGCAGGCGAACCCGATTCTTATGGAGCCGGTGATGAATGTCGAGGTCACGGTGCCCGAGGAGTGTCTCGGAGACGTCATGGGCGACTTCAACAGTCGCCGCGGACGCATCATGGGCATCGACAGCGAGGGCAAGCTCCAGATAGTGAAGGCCCAGTGCCCGCTCTCGGAGATGTTCCGCTACGCGATCATCCTGCGCTCGATGACTTCGGGACGCGGCTCCTTCTCGATGGAGTACAGCCACTATGAAGAGGTCCCCGGCGATATCGCGAAGAAGGTCATCGAACAGGCGGCCCAGGAGCGCAAAGAAGAGGAAGAGTAGACTCGGTTTACGAAGTGTTTCAGGCGCCCTCTTGCGGAGGGCGCCTTTTTTGGAGGCAGGAGGAGAGAATATGAAGGACAACCGCCAGATATTTCTGATTTTCCTGGCATATTACGGCATCACCTGCGTCACGAATATTTATTTCCTGTTCGGCCCCTTTTATGAGCGGATGGGGGCCTCTCCCCAGGCCGTAGGGCTTTTTCTGAGTATCTTTTATATGGTCATGCTGCTCTGCCGTCCCCTCGGCAGCGTGGTGATGGAGCGGCTTGATATCCGGCGTTCGCTGATCGGCAGTTCGCTTTTTTGCGTCGCGATGGCGGCGGGGATCGCCCTCTCGCTGAATAGTCCGCTTCTGCTGCTCTTTTTCCGCGCGATGCTCGGCGTCAGCGTCAGCGTTTTTGTGGTGGCGACGGTGGCGGCGCAGTCTATATTGCTGGACGAGAGGTCGCGCGGCATCGGCTTCGCGCTCTTTACCACCGGTTCGATGCTGCCGCTGGCGACGGTCGTTCCCGTGAGCGAATGGCTGCTGCATCATAATTTCAACGAGCTTTATATCTGGTTTCCCGCGCTGACGGCGCTGGCCTGCGCGGCGGTGAGCTGCTTTGTGAAGGACCTCAGCTATTCGGGCAAGGCCGAGAGGCGGTGGGGGCGTTATTCCGATCTCTTTAAGGTCAAGGGAGTCAAGGTGCTGCTCTTTACCGCCGCCACGATGTCGCTGGCCGACGCGATGACGATCTCCATGGCCTCGCTCGCGAACGCGAGGTCGGTCTCCGTCTCTTATTTTATGATCGCCAGCGCCGCCGCGGCGGTGCTCATCCGCACGGTCGGTTTCCGGCTGATCGCGGGCATCCCGCGCGTGAGGCTCGCCGCGCCCGCGGCGGCGCTGATGGGATTCGCGCTGCTGGGGTTGTCTTTCAGCTCGACCGCTTTGATGTTCGTCCTCTTCGGGCTCTTTTTCGGCGTCGGGATCGGGATCGGCTTTCCCACGGATCTCGCGCTTGTCGGCGATATGCTGCCCGCCGCCTATCATCCGAAGGCTACGGGGCTTGTGCTGCTCGTCATCGACTCCGGCTGGATGGTAAGCCCACTCGTTTACGGCTGTTTCTCCCCCTATCTGGGGGTCAGCAACACCTTCCGCGTCATGGGCCTAGCGGTCTTCGCGGCGGCTTCGATGCTCTATCTGCGCTACTGGCTGCCGGTCGCGCAGGGTAAGCTGAAGATAGGCGGCGAGTGTTGAAGAGAGGCCGTCGGCGGCTTATCTCTTATGCCGTCGGCGGGCGGAATATGTCATTGGTTTGAGCGAAAAATGATTTGATAGGATTTAACAGAGTGTTATTTGAGAGGAGAATGACGCCGTGGATTTTTCTATCGAAGCCGGTATTTTTGATTATTTTCCTGGTATGAGGCTGGTCGTCGCGGCGGCCGAGGGGATGTCGGTCCCGACCGACAGCGAGCCGGTGGCGGCCTTTCTCCGCGAGGGCTGGCGGAACGCCGCCGCGGCCTCCAGGGCCTACGGCAACCCGCAGTCGCACCCCTTTATCAAGCCGTGGGGCGAGCGGATGAAGGGGGCCGGAGCGCCGCGAAAGGATTTTCCCAGCTCGATAGAGGCCCTGACGCGGCGCGCGGGGAAGAGCGAGAGCCCCTTCAGCATCCACCCCTTCGTCGATTTTTATAACGCGGTCTCGCTCAGTTATCTGGTTCCCGCGGGAGGCTTTGACATTGACGCGCTGCGGGAGGGGCTTGCGCTGCGTCTTTCCCGTCAGGGCGACTCTTTTACGGCGCTGGACGGAGAGGCGGGCGTCGATATCCCGCCCGGCGAGGTGAGCTACGCCGACGGCGGCATGATCGTTACGCGGCACTTCGTCTGGAAGCAGTCGCGGCACGCTATCATCACGCCGGAGAGTAGAAATATCTTTTTTGTCTCGGAGATACTCGGAGAACTGCCGCAGGATACTGCCCAGAATGTGCTTGACGCTTTAACGGAGGGGCTGCGGCGCTTTTTCAGCGCCGAGGTGCGCGGCGATATTCTGGACGCCGGCCACCGCTCGATGCGGATAAGATAACTGAACGGCCAATAAAAAAACTCCCCCGTACCTGTGCGGAGCGGGGGAGTTTTTTATTGGCTTTCGTATTGATGCTTCTGCCCTTATGTGTTTGCCAAAAATAGTGCATAAAAGTATTAAAAAGACATATGTAGACCAAATCCGCGTCGATATTTCTTATGCAGATGTTTTGTACACCTATTTATAAATTTTTATACGAGTCGAAGGTCCGCGAATGCTACTCTCCATTCATTAATTTTTTTTTCACGTGTAAGATGTGTGTTTTTTCCACTGGTCGAGTTAAGGACTATATGCGATATGCCAAGATTTGTGAATATCTTGTTGAAGTAGCTGTATTGTTTTTTGAAGTCATGTTTTCCTTTTTCAAAAACACTACATTTACCATTAAAAATAACTTTTTTGATAGTCCTGTATTTATTCAGTAGCGACTCTATATCGGCCAGAGTATAGCCTCTTGTCTCCTTATTCGTGGAACCGTTTCTTTCTGCTTGGGCAAAAATAGTCCATAACGCTAATTTATGCTTTTGAAGGAACATTTTTTTATCGTTATAATCTTGTCTAACAGGATTCATGTCCCATACCCCATATAACACATCCCAGAAAGCATTATTAGGGTCACTATAATATTCGCCTTTGGCCAGTGAAATATTGCCGGGGAATAATCCCAATACTAAAATCTCAGAATCATAAAAAATTAAAGGTTCAAGTCCTTGTTGTAATGCCATAAAGTTCCCTCCTTCTATTTTAGAAGTTTTGCTTTTATTATTTAATTATAAATCCAATTCATATTCCATCCATGTAGGGAAACCTGCATTAGGGCGAAATTCATCATTTATTGTATGAAAAACTTGGATTGGCCAATATTGACCTCTTTTGTCACTCCATTTAACATAAAAATATACCTTGATTTTTGCTACTCCATGCAGGACCGTTTCGTAATAGCCTTTAAGCGAAATGACCTCAAAGCCATTAAGATCTTTTCTTTCATATTTCCATTTCGCTTGTTTTAACGTATTATCCGCCAATTCTCCCAAAGACGCACCGTTATCAGAAAATCTGGTGTTTTTTAAATTCTTTATAATCATTTCTTGAAGCTCTTTATCCGGAGGTAGTTTTGCCAACTCATTTATTGCTGTCTGATTATTTTTATCTTTGTCCAGCGCCGCTTTGTACCATCTTCTTGCTTCATCATAATCTTGAGGAACACCATAACCATGGTGATACATGCGCCCAATATTATTCATAGCGTACACATTACCAGCGTCAGCTGCCTTTTTATACCACTTCATGGCATTTTTATAGTCTCGCGTGACACCTTCCCCGTTGTTGTACATGATTCCAATGTTATTCATGGCGTTGTCATTACCAATGTTAGCTGCCTTTTTATACCACTTCATGGCATTTTTATAGTCTCGCGTGACACCTTCCCCGTTTTTGTACATGATTCCAATGTTATTCATAGCGTTGGCATTACCGGCGTCAGCTGCCTTTTTATACCACTTCATGGCATTTTTATAGTCTTGCGTGATACCTGCCCCATTGTTGTACATGATTCCAATATTATTCATAGCGTTGGCATTACCGGCGTCAGCTGCCTTTTTATACCACTTCATGGCATTTTTATAGTCTTGCGTGACACCTTCCCCGTTGTTGTACATAAAGCCTATGCCGAACATAGCGTCACTATTACCGGCATCTGCAGCTTTCTTGAACCACTTCATGGCATTTTTATAGTCTTGTGTGACACCTTCCCCGTTGTTGTACATGAGGCCTATACCGAACATAGCGTCACTATTACCGGCATCTGCAGCTTTCTTGAACCACTTCATGCTTTCTTGATAATCTTGTGGCATGCCATCTCCATTTTTGTACATGTTCCCCAAAATATACATGGCAATGACATCGCCTTCATTCGTTGCTCTTGCAAAGAGTTCCAAGGCTTTCATGTGGTATATTGCATCAGCATTACCGGCTTCTACTGCTTTCTTGAACCACTTTAAAGCTTCTTCATAATTCTGAGATATTCCCTCCCCTTTTTCGTACATAGTCCCCAAGTCATACATAGCATTAGCGTCACCATCATTAGCTACTTTTTTAAAGATCTTGAAAGCTCTGTAATAGTCTCCATTTCCGTATAGAGAAACCGCTTTTTCATACGAGGTGTTCTTAGAATCTTGTGTAAAAAAGAATATGGAAACAAAAAAGCATAATACAAAAACTATTGCAAAGATTGTTTTTTTTACGTCGAGCCTCATCAGCTTCACCTCATTTTTTGGTAATCCATGGAAATTATAGCATTGGTTTATTTTTTATGGATTGATAAAAAATACGAGGATAGCTCTATAATTTGGAGATGCCATAACAAACAACAAGCACTGCCTATCTCTTGTCTTTATTGATTTATGAAGAGTTAGTTGCTATATGTGCTTGTTGTCTGTTATGTATTCAGTCCGTTTATTTCTCCAACAGTTTGCTGACGAGGTTCGTGAACTGCTGTCCGTCGGGCACCGGCTCGCCGTCGGCGATCGAGGCGAGGCCCATGAGCAGGTGCGACCAGTCTTCGGCGTTGAAGTTTTCTTTCTCCGACTCGTCGGCGATCTTTTTGATGAGGGCGTTGTCGGGGTTGATCTCCATGACGCGCTTTTCCTCGGGGACCTCCTGTCCCATCGAGCGGAAGAGGTTCCTCATCTGCGGCGATATCTCCTCGCCCTTCTGCACGAAGCA is drawn from Cloacibacillus porcorum and contains these coding sequences:
- a CDS encoding B3/B4 domain-containing protein translates to MDFSIEAGIFDYFPGMRLVVAAAEGMSVPTDSEPVAAFLREGWRNAAAASRAYGNPQSHPFIKPWGERMKGAGAPRKDFPSSIEALTRRAGKSESPFSIHPFVDFYNAVSLSYLVPAGGFDIDALREGLALRLSRQGDSFTALDGEAGVDIPPGEVSYADGGMIVTRHFVWKQSRHAIITPESRNIFFVSEILGELPQDTAQNVLDALTEGLRRFFSAEVRGDILDAGHRSMRIR
- the fusA gene encoding elongation factor G; amino-acid sequence: MGTRKPEDIRSIALISHGGAGKTTLNEAFLFDAGLISRMGRVEDKNTVSDFDSEEQKRGISISTSLSTIPYKNKTLYILDTPGFADFVGEQRSAMRVADGALVLVNATSGVEVQTQSVWDFAETFETPAIFFVSKLDRENTDFDNVVADIQENISDRAVPLYLPIGSQLEFKGVVNVLTGKSYMYKGDGSSEYTEGDVPADMADAVAAARETLVERAVEADDELMMRYLDGEELSTEELLGVLRKAVCARSIYPIIPGSGSANIAVPQLMDMIVEYMPSPKDMLRRAALKGEEVVNIPPDENGPFLAFVFKVMVDPYVGKLSFVKVFSGHLTSDQTIYNVTEDQEERISSFRFMKGKESTEGKEIVLGDIVAIPKLESTIAGDTLGVKGEVLQFRPIKFPKPVYSVAVFPKSRADEDKLGNAITKMLKEDRTLSFVKNPETNDAVLSGMGDMHLDIMLSKIKERYKVDLDTRTPKVPYRETIKKKASAQGKHKKQSGGRGQYGDVWFELAPLDKNAGIEFIDRVVGGVVPKNYIPAAEKGLREAAARGFLAGYPATDFSCAIFDGSYHDVDSSEMAFKIAASIAFKKCMEQANPILMEPVMNVEVTVPEECLGDVMGDFNSRRGRIMGIDSEGKLQIVKAQCPLSEMFRYAIILRSMTSGRGSFSMEYSHYEEVPGDIAKKVIEQAAQERKEEEE
- a CDS encoding MFS transporter; the protein is MKDNRQIFLIFLAYYGITCVTNIYFLFGPFYERMGASPQAVGLFLSIFYMVMLLCRPLGSVVMERLDIRRSLIGSSLFCVAMAAGIALSLNSPLLLLFFRAMLGVSVSVFVVATVAAQSILLDERSRGIGFALFTTGSMLPLATVVPVSEWLLHHNFNELYIWFPALTALACAAVSCFVKDLSYSGKAERRWGRYSDLFKVKGVKVLLFTAATMSLADAMTISMASLANARSVSVSYFMIASAAAAVLIRTVGFRLIAGIPRVRLAAPAAALMGFALLGLSFSSTALMFVLFGLFFGVGIGIGFPTDLALVGDMLPAAYHPKATGLVLLVIDSGWMVSPLVYGCFSPYLGVSNTFRVMGLAVFAAASMLYLRYWLPVAQGKLKIGGEC
- a CDS encoding DNA alkylation repair protein, with product MPELLKNRYNRESVRELALRIRAVDHSFQVNDFVNGIMDNSWASLELKARMRQITLNLGRYLPADYERALGVIDRVAAGYPAGFNDFALMYFPDFVEVYGRDERHWELSMSALERYTPLSSSEFAVRPFIIEHEERMMAQMALWTAHENEHVRRLASEGCRPQLPWGQALTRFKEDPTPVLCILERLKADPSPYVRKSVANNLNDISKTHPALVVKTAWDWYGKEGRTDWIVKHGCRTLLKKGDRDLLDLFGFADGGSVDIDGFALDAASVPIGGKVTFSFVVETKKAARVRLEYGVDYVKANGGRSRKIFQISELSLKDNTRRPYTKLIRLRTQVQENTTPAPIRSRSS
- a CDS encoding Ig-like domain-containing protein, with product MSPHNSQHAVTPNSNTPPRIKFSGVRLSILPVLLLLSLLALSPLAAPGRADALTQDVDGVYLIATPADLREFRDRVNSEELISADARLTADIDLSTDGEPEEWISIGDGHKPTTVQSVGVPNYRGTFDGAGHTVGGYKITKLGSHANGFFGHIGVDGMVTGLTVSGNINIDMPGTTGHRAGGIAGQNVGTISNCVNYGAVASTVGDTGGIAGVNGSNPLTGMISNCVNRGNVTVTQAGGGIVGVNGYYSTTSNCVNDGDVYGSNSAENSGGIAGKNNGGKITNCVNYKTVSGSRYAGGVVGYTIFPTNTTSNCVNYGDVSSYPIDASQIAGGVVGWHEKGTLSNCVSVGGNVTNTKGDGTASAGGVVGTCGKEAKISNCGWLYSQENNKGVGSSDVTPAPEPVSLDQTEINESVVVALIADHMNITLRTGDTAKITLNALPGKQAAFGKYVKNITVPPDSEKISAKVNEEKGEITLTSLKEGTSALCVSADLYTTDFNNSLAPSVDPVPLSLTIYVSARRTLGGITLSPEKMNLRVGASGKFTATVTAEGAADQTINWHSSNEKIAAVDNEGNVKALAVGEATITAMTADGKHDAAAKVTVANRHSGGNGCAAGVGALALFALIPLLLRKKKS
- a CDS encoding DNA-deoxyinosine glycosylase; amino-acid sequence: MALQQGLEPLIFYDSEILVLGLFPGNISLAKGEYYSDPNNAFWDVLYGVWDMNPVRQDYNDKKMFLQKHKLALWTIFAQAERNGSTNKETRGYTLADIESLLNKYRTIKKVIFNGKCSVFEKGKHDFKKQYSYFNKIFTNLGISHIVLNSTSGKNTHLTREKKINEWRVAFADLRLV
- a CDS encoding SEL1-like repeat protein, encoding MRLDVKKTIFAIVFVLCFFVSIFFFTQDSKNTSYEKAVSLYGNGDYYRAFKIFKKVANDGDANAMYDLGTMYEKGEGISQNYEEALKWFKKAVEAGNADAIYHMKALELFARATNEGDVIAMYILGNMYKNGDGMPQDYQESMKWFKKAADAGNSDAMFGIGLMYNNGEGVTQDYKNAMKWFKKAADAGNSDAMFGIGFMYNNGEGVTQDYKNAMKWYKKAADAGNANAMNNIGIMYNNGAGITQDYKNAMKWYKKAADAGNANAMNNIGIMYKNGEGVTRDYKNAMKWYKKAANIGNDNAMNNIGIMYNNGEGVTRDYKNAMKWYKKAADAGNVYAMNNIGRMYHHGYGVPQDYDEARRWYKAALDKDKNNQTAINELAKLPPDKELQEMIIKNLKNTRFSDNGASLGELADNTLKQAKWKYERKDLNGFEVISLKGYYETVLHGVAKIKVYFYVKWSDKRGQYWPIQVFHTINDEFRPNAGFPTWMEYELDL